The sequence ttgaaatcaccagtactaccaggtatgcttagatatgtaagtattaataaaagaaatttaagtccCCAAAATAATGGAACGTCTGTCAAGAAACAGAAGATAGTTGATAATCCATTGATAGGCAATCGTTTCGCACTATTGAGCGAGGATAATAATAAGAGTATAAAAGATGGTGCTTAcgaaaagaaatcattaaagcCACCACCAATATATCTGCGTGAGTCCAGCTCGAATAATTTGGTCAAAACATTTGTTGAACTCATTGGAAAGAATAATTTCcatattgttccaataagaaacaccgccttttcttattggaacaatatgCAAGAGACGAAAATAGTCGTATACACTgaggatttttatagaaaaatctctcaataCTTGAATGATAataaaaggaatttttatacCTATCAACTGAAAAGTAGTAAAGGGTTGACAGTTGTCATTAAGGGCATAGAGTCCAGTGTTGAGACTAATGATATCTAGGAGGCACTGCAAGAATTGGGCTACGAAGTAAGAGCtgtagttaatatatttaacaaagataaaattcctcagccaatgtttagaGTCGAGTTGGagccagaaaaaaataaattgaggggAAATGAAACTCACCCAATTTACTCAACACGATATCTGTTAAATCGTAGAATAACCATTTAGGAGCCTCTTAAAAGAAATCGTCCTGTCCAATGTGGCAATTGTCAAGAGTTTGgacatactaaaaattattgtacCTTGCGAACAGTGTGTGTGGCATGCGGAGACCTTCATTCttcatcacaatgtgatatcctaaagaatggtctcagaagaaaatgtggtaactgtggtggcgatcattcagccaactaccgcgggtgcccagtttataaggagttattgaacagattgagagagaggcaaaagctaataagagggaaaacatctgaagtaccagccaacaaatttgaaaacaccTATCCACCAGTCAATTCTGAGGTTCCGCTATTGAACAAGCAAGCAGcctcaataaaattaaattcacaatCCATTCAAATTGATCAGCCTAAGAATGTAGCAGGTTCTTATGCCAATGTTTTGAGAACGGGTTATCAGCAGCCTGGTGTTCCCCAAAATACGGGAGGGTTGGAAGCACTTATGCAAGCGCTTACCCAGAATAttacctctcttaatcaaaatatgacaaattttatgtcatccatgcaaaacacaatacaagagcttttaagagcgcagaaccaaatgatacaaatcctcttaacaaaaaaattagttatttgagactatgtttctggaatgcaaacggttTAAACCAACACAAATCAGAGATATCCCACTTCATGCAGAATAAAAACATCGACGTGCTATTGGTTTCGGAAACTCATCTTACCAATaggtataacttttatatttcggGTTATACATTCTACTGTACAAATCATCCTGATAAGGCACATGGCGGcactggtattttaattagaaatcgtttaaaacattatcccctagatgaattctcaaaagactatatgcaggcaacatccattcatttggaaagctttgctggagatttaaatataagcgcgatctattgcccaccacgcttttcaatgaccaaggagaagtttgaagaattctttagcacgctaggaggtcgctttctggcatgtggcgactataatgtcaaacacacttactggggctctcgactaatgaatcccagaggtagacagctttaTAAAGCATTAGTTGATCGCAACAATGGCCTGGATATTGTGCCCCTggacaaccaacatactggcctgctgatcctaaaaaaattcctgatctcatagactttgccataacaaaaaatattaatcgaaattcaatatctacagaaatgtcatatgatttatcttctgatcattccccaattatagtttcttattacgggaggactaacatttcaaaatttcatactgaaacatattactttaaaacaaattggcttaaatataagaaatatataagcagtcatatccacacagatctttgtattcagtgtgaggaagatgtagataaaagtgtcaatgactttacgtcattaattgtatcggctctaaatcattcaaagagtcaaatatttcctaaaactgatatgcacatttccaactcaaatattgaacgacttcttttagaaaagagaaaactcagaagagaatggcaacaaagtagatcacctgctgcaaagcagaggctgtctgctgctagtaaaaatctgaaaaaagcccttcaattagaggaggatcgcagaaatagaaattacattcaaagtttaacaaataccaaacacacaaatttttccctttggaaggcaacgaaaaatatcaagccaccggtagaggggcaAAGCCCTTTAAGGAAAGCTGACGGCACCTGGGCTCGCAGCCCggaggaaaaggctaaaatatttgccgatcacttaagtacagtctttcaaccaaactcgccaactactgtttttgaacttgtagagccacctgtgtcaacattatctaatgatgacatattagatataagcccagaagacattaacgaagtaatcaaggataatataatattaaaaaaatcacctggaaatgattctgttacacctactatgattaaaaacctaccgagtgtggcaataattgtgctgtctacaatatttaatgcgatctttaaacatggagtttttccgacaaattggaaaacttctcagataataatgataccaaagccaggtaaggacttgaccgtaccatcctcctatagaccaataagcttgcttccttgcttatcgaaactgttcgaaaaagtgttccaaaagaaaatcataccattattacatgagaaaaatataatcccagttcatcaatttggtttccgggaacgccacggaacaatagaacaagttaatcgtataaccggagagataagaaaatcctttgaattaaagaaatattgttcagctatatttttggatgtcgctcaagccttcgacaaagtatggcacaaaggactggtatataaaataaaatgtt comes from Calliphora vicina chromosome 2, idCalVici1.1, whole genome shotgun sequence and encodes:
- the LOC135950544 gene encoding uncharacterized protein LOC135950544; protein product: MKNLNPTTTIPVLKTQTNTVNKQACDPLTQNSESLNIFNTKQTTINNDGTLKGAIPKKKISTLKSPVLPGMLRYVSINKRNLSPQNNGTSVKKQKIVDNPLIGNRFALLSEDNNKSIKDGAYEKKSLKPPPIYLRESSSNNLVKTFVELIGKNNFHIVPIRNTAFSYWNNMQETKIVVYTEDFYRKISQYLNDNKRNFYTYQLKSSKGLTVVIKGIESSVETNDI